In a genomic window of Lycium ferocissimum isolate CSIRO_LF1 chromosome 9, AGI_CSIRO_Lferr_CH_V1, whole genome shotgun sequence:
- the LOC132031415 gene encoding heavy metal-associated isoprenylated plant protein 47-like isoform X2: protein MQIAVAIKGVTSVNIDKEKSHLVVTGEGFDSFHLMKCLKKRFKCSNIVSIEEVKPPNKDEEKKKKEAEAKKKKEEEAKKKKEEEAKCKPCCPPNPPCVQYYPCVQPVYDNYNPSCTIV from the exons ATGCAGATTGCTGTAGCTATTAAAG GGGTTACATCGGTGAATATAGACAAGGAAAAAAGCCATTTGGTGGTGACAGGAGAAGGGTTTGATTCCTTTCATTTGATGAAGTGCCTAAagaagagattcaagtgctctAACAttgtgagcattgaagaagtgAAACCTCCCaataaagatgaagaaaaaaagaaaaaggaagcagaagcaaagaagaagaaggaagaagaagcaaagaagaagaaggaagaagaagcaaAGTGCAAACCATGTTGCCCACCAAACCCTCCTTGTGTACAGTACTATCCATGTGTGCAACCTGTTTATGATAATTATAACCCAAGTTGCACTATTGTGTGA
- the LOC132031415 gene encoding heavy metal-associated isoprenylated plant protein 4-like isoform X1 — protein sequence MKQKVVIDIPLITDGGRSKAMQIAVAIKGVTSVNIDKEKSHLVVTGEGFDSFHLMKCLKKRFKCSNIVSIEEVKPPNKDEEKKKKEAEAKKKKEEEAKKKKEEEAKCKPCCPPNPPCVQYYPCVQPVYDNYNPSCTIV from the exons ATGAAG CAAAAGGTAGTGATTGATATCCCACTCATTACTGATGGGGGCAGATCAAAGGCAATGCAGATTGCTGTAGCTATTAAAG GGGTTACATCGGTGAATATAGACAAGGAAAAAAGCCATTTGGTGGTGACAGGAGAAGGGTTTGATTCCTTTCATTTGATGAAGTGCCTAAagaagagattcaagtgctctAACAttgtgagcattgaagaagtgAAACCTCCCaataaagatgaagaaaaaaagaaaaaggaagcagaagcaaagaagaagaaggaagaagaagcaaagaagaagaaggaagaagaagcaaAGTGCAAACCATGTTGCCCACCAAACCCTCCTTGTGTACAGTACTATCCATGTGTGCAACCTGTTTATGATAATTATAACCCAAGTTGCACTATTGTGTGA